One part of the Acinetobacter sp. XS-4 genome encodes these proteins:
- the trpD gene encoding anthranilate phosphoribosyltransferase — MNIQQALNHITKNIHLTQPQMEDIMRSIMQGEATEAQIGALMMGLRMKGESIDEITAAARVMREFAIKIDVSDINYLVDIVGTGGDGQNLFNVSTASSFVIAAAGATIAKHGNRGVSSKSGSSDLLEQAGINLDLDMQQTERCIREMGVGFLFAPNHHKAMKYAVGPRRELGVRSIFNLLGPLTNPAGVKRFVIGVFSDELCGPIAEVMKQLGAEHVMVVHSRDGLDEISLAAPTAIAELKDGEITEWTLNPEDVGIESQTLNGLVVTDAAASLKLIKDALGKNKTDIGEKAANMIALNAGAGIYVAGITKTYAQAVSFAQDIIYGGQALEKMSVLAEFTKTLKQCQAD; from the coding sequence ATGAATATTCAACAAGCACTTAACCATATTACAAAAAATATTCACCTGACTCAGCCGCAAATGGAAGACATTATGCGTAGCATCATGCAAGGTGAGGCAACCGAAGCACAAATTGGTGCTTTGATGATGGGCCTTCGCATGAAAGGTGAAAGTATTGATGAAATTACTGCTGCCGCACGTGTTATGCGTGAATTCGCGATTAAAATCGATGTTAGCGATATCAATTATTTAGTTGATATTGTTGGTACTGGTGGTGATGGACAAAACTTATTTAATGTCTCTACTGCTTCAAGCTTTGTGATTGCGGCAGCTGGTGCGACCATTGCAAAACATGGTAACCGAGGCGTTTCAAGTAAATCGGGTTCATCGGACCTACTTGAACAAGCCGGTATTAACCTTGATTTAGACATGCAACAAACTGAGCGCTGCATTCGTGAGATGGGTGTAGGGTTTTTATTTGCTCCAAACCACCACAAAGCAATGAAATATGCTGTAGGCCCACGTCGTGAACTTGGTGTTCGTAGCATTTTCAATTTACTCGGCCCGCTTACGAATCCGGCTGGTGTAAAACGCTTTGTCATTGGCGTATTTTCAGATGAGCTTTGCGGTCCTATCGCAGAGGTAATGAAGCAACTTGGTGCTGAACACGTGATGGTTGTTCATTCAAGAGATGGCCTCGATGAAATCAGCCTTGCTGCTCCTACTGCTATTGCAGAGCTTAAAGACGGCGAAATTACTGAATGGACACTTAATCCAGAAGATGTCGGCATTGAATCACAAACCCTAAATGGCTTAGTGGTTACAGATGCAGCGGCAAGCTTAAAACTGATCAAAGATGCATTAGGTAAAAATAAAACTGACATTGGCGAAAAAGCAGCAAACATGATTGCGCTTAATGCGGGTGCTGGTATTTATGTTGCTGGTATTACCAAAACTTATGCTCAAGCTGTTTCATTCGCTCAAGATATTATCTATGGCGGACAAGCTTTAGAGAAAATGAGTGTTTTGGCTGAATTTACTAAAACATTAAAACAATGTCAGGCAGATTAA
- a CDS encoding aminodeoxychorismate/anthranilate synthase component II translates to MLLMIDNYDSFTYNIVQYFGELDQEVKVVRNDQVTLEDIERWQPKYLVIGPGPCSPSEAGISIPAINHFAGKIPLLGVCLGHQSIGQAFGGNVVRAKTVMHGRLSDMYHSNKGIFSNLPSPFSATRYHSLVIDQQTLPDCLEVTCWTNEADGSMEEIMGVKHKTLPVEGVQFHPESILSQHGHQIFKNFLDIYA, encoded by the coding sequence ATGCTTCTAATGATCGACAATTACGACTCTTTTACCTACAACATCGTCCAGTATTTTGGCGAGTTGGATCAGGAAGTAAAAGTTGTTCGCAATGATCAAGTCACATTAGAGGATATTGAACGATGGCAACCTAAATATCTAGTTATTGGTCCTGGCCCTTGCTCTCCAAGTGAAGCAGGTATTTCAATTCCTGCAATTAATCACTTTGCCGGAAAAATTCCTTTGCTTGGCGTGTGTTTAGGGCATCAAAGTATTGGGCAAGCTTTTGGCGGAAACGTTGTAAGAGCCAAAACGGTTATGCACGGACGTTTATCTGATATGTACCATAGTAACAAAGGTATTTTCAGTAATCTTCCTAGCCCATTCTCGGCAACTCGTTATCACTCTTTGGTGATTGATCAGCAAACACTGCCTGATTGCCTTGAAGTAACGTGTTGGACCAATGAAGCAGATGGCTCAATGGAAGAAATCATGGGTGTTAAACATAAGACATTACCTGTTGAAGGTGTGCAGTTCCATCCTGAATCAATCTTGAGTCAACATGGCCATCAAATCTTTAAAAACTTTTTAGATATTTATGCATAA
- a CDS encoding aminopeptidase P family protein gives MSVLTVPEKLEKLRELMRNQHVDALIVMSADPHMSEYLPDYWKARQWLSGFSGSVGTLVVTQSFAGLWADGRYWVQAEQQLVGTGFDLQKLTSDESSTHLAWIEKNLQPESVIVVNGHTLSIQQFKALEHTARVNNYKLETQQDLVGEIWLNRPELPSKKIHFMPEGLNALSRKEKIQAIRETLHSKNIAGHFISSLDDIAWILNTRGQDVEYNPVFLSHLYVSAKQTILFIDAEKVDVNIQQALAADGIEIRNYENTAQFLSNISDASVLLDPAKFSIFHEQAIAKDIRVVYDINPSTLFKSRKHESEIAHIRHAMVKDGVALCHFFHWLEKMLHHSESISELTIDEKITAFRAQQDGFIGPSFSTIAGFNANGALPHYRATEEHYSFIEGDGLLLIDSGGQYVDGTTDITRVVPVGTPTGQQKRDYTLVLKCHIALAKTIYPEGLAAPLLDSICRHTLWQHGLDYRHGTGHGVGFALNVHEGPQVLSYYAPVHAYSKLREGMILSNEPGLYHEGQYGIRIENLVANQLHSGFEKTYGDFLEFETLTLCPIHLDCIVVDMLTNEEKEWLNRYHQTVQERLAEHLSGEVLDWLIYNTRAI, from the coding sequence ATGAGCGTTTTAACTGTTCCAGAAAAACTTGAGAAACTTCGTGAACTCATGCGCAATCAACATGTTGATGCTTTGATTGTGATGAGTGCCGATCCGCATATGTCAGAATATTTACCAGACTACTGGAAAGCAAGACAGTGGTTAAGCGGTTTTAGTGGTTCGGTTGGCACCTTAGTCGTGACTCAAAGCTTTGCAGGACTCTGGGCTGATGGCCGCTATTGGGTACAAGCTGAACAACAACTTGTTGGAACTGGCTTTGATCTTCAAAAATTAACAAGTGACGAATCTTCAACACATCTCGCTTGGATTGAAAAGAATCTACAACCAGAATCAGTCATTGTGGTAAATGGGCATACTTTATCAATTCAGCAATTTAAGGCGCTCGAACATACTGCACGAGTTAATAATTATAAACTCGAAACCCAGCAAGATTTAGTCGGAGAAATTTGGTTAAACCGCCCAGAACTTCCATCAAAGAAAATTCATTTCATGCCTGAAGGGTTAAATGCCCTATCTCGTAAAGAGAAAATTCAGGCTATTCGTGAAACTTTACATAGTAAGAATATTGCGGGTCATTTTATTTCATCTTTAGATGATATTGCATGGATCTTAAACACACGTGGGCAAGATGTAGAATATAACCCTGTGTTTCTTTCACATTTATATGTAAGTGCAAAACAAACTATTCTTTTTATTGATGCTGAAAAAGTTGATGTAAACATTCAGCAAGCTTTAGCAGCCGATGGTATTGAAATTCGTAACTACGAAAATACAGCTCAGTTTTTATCAAATATTTCTGATGCCTCAGTACTTTTAGATCCAGCTAAATTCTCGATTTTTCATGAACAAGCCATCGCAAAAGATATTCGGGTTGTATACGACATCAACCCAAGTACGCTTTTTAAATCGCGTAAACATGAAAGTGAAATTGCTCATATCCGTCATGCAATGGTTAAAGATGGAGTTGCTCTTTGCCACTTTTTCCACTGGTTAGAAAAAATGCTTCATCATAGTGAAAGCATTTCAGAACTCACCATTGATGAAAAGATTACAGCTTTCCGTGCGCAGCAAGATGGATTTATAGGGCCAAGTTTTTCAACGATTGCTGGCTTTAATGCGAATGGTGCTCTACCCCATTATCGTGCAACTGAAGAGCACTATTCATTTATTGAAGGTGATGGTCTATTGCTCATTGACTCAGGTGGGCAATATGTAGATGGGACAACGGATATTACTCGTGTTGTTCCTGTAGGCACGCCAACAGGGCAACAAAAACGTGACTACACCTTGGTTTTAAAATGTCACATTGCTTTGGCAAAAACCATTTATCCAGAAGGTTTAGCTGCTCCGCTACTCGATTCAATTTGCCGCCATACTTTATGGCAGCACGGTCTAGATTATCGACATGGAACGGGACACGGCGTAGGCTTTGCACTAAATGTGCATGAAGGACCGCAAGTTCTTTCTTATTACGCTCCTGTTCATGCCTACAGCAAATTGCGTGAAGGAATGATTCTCTCTAATGAACCGGGCTTATACCATGAGGGACAATATGGTATTCGCATTGAAAATCTAGTTGCAAACCAGCTCCACTCTGGGTTTGAAAAAACTTATGGTGATTTTTTAGAGTTTGAAACACTCACGCTTTGCCCAATTCATTTAGATTGTATCGTTGTTGATATGCTCACTAATGAAGAAAAAGAATGGTTAAATCGTTACCATCAAACTGTTCAAGAAAGACTAGCTGAACACTTGTCTGGAGAAGTTTTAGACTGGCTGATTTACAACACTAGAGCGATTTAA